The Pelagibacterium halotolerans B2 nucleotide sequence CCGGCAACCCCGAGAGGGACCGTTCGGACATCAGGAGATTGGCCACGGAATAGGTATGGTTCGTCAGCGACAGGTAGTCCGCCACTTCATAAAATTTGGCGGCATCCACCAATGCCACCGGCATTTCCAGTCCGTCGATGGTACCCTGCTGCACAGCCATGAAGGTTTCACCCCATTCCATGGGAATGGCGTTCCCGCCCAGCATGGAGAACATGTCGATGTAGACCGGATTCTGCATGACCCGGTATTTGACCGATGACACGTCTTCTGGCTTGGCCACCGGATTCACATTGTTGACCATGCTGCGATAGCCACCTTCCATGTATCCCAGGACAACCACCCCGCGGTCCCTCAGCTTCTCGGCCAGAATTTCACCCGGACGGCCGTCCAGCACGGCATATGCCTCTTCTGCCGTCCCGTACAGAAAGGGAAGATCATTGATCTGGAAGGCCGGTTCGAACTGAGACACGACAGCATTGACCACTACGGCGGCATCCACCGTGCCGAAACGGAGACCTTCCAGCAACTGACGTTCGTCGCCCAGCTGGCGGTTGGGGTAGGTTTCGACCTCAATGCGTCCGTCGCTACGCTCTTCGACCAGCCGCTTGAATGCGTTGGCACCGATCGCATACGGATCCACTTCGCTGTCGGGGGTCACCCAACCCAGCTTGATCGTGTAGTCGGCAGCCATGGCAGCGCTGCTGGCGGTGAGTGTTGCCGCCACCATGGCGGCCTTAAGCCAAAAATGTTTCTTCATGTTCTCCTCCCGTTACATGTGGTTGTGAAGATTTCTCCGGCTAGGAGCTGGTGAAATGCAGGATGTTGGTTCCTGCCGCGACGAGTTCTCCCCGTTCATTCGTGATATGAACCGTAGCGGCAGCGTTGTTCTTTGCATGATCCACGCCGGTTATTTCGTAGATGATCTCCAGCCGGTCGCCGATGCCGACCAGGTTCAGGAACCGTACGTTGTCATATCCGTAGGATACGGCCGGCCGGCCTACCTGCTCCAGATAGCGGCTGGAAGCGCCTGCGATGAAACCGACCAGCAAAGCCCCCTGCGCCACCCGGCCACCCAAACCCACCGACCGGGCATAGGACTCGTCCGTGTGGTTGGGATGGTCGTCGCCGGTGATTTGCGCGAATCCAGACACATCGGTCTCGCTCACCGTTCTTGAGAACACGGCGGATGTGCCGACCAGGCCATTCAGGAAATCTCTCATCATCATACACCGATTATGCGGCTTTTGCCGGCGGTATTGCCCCGCAGGACCAGCAGCGATTCCAGAAGATAATAACTGCCCCAAATGAGCTCGTGGGAAGTACCTGCTCCACTGCGCATATCAAAGCAGCCATCCGCCAGA carries:
- a CDS encoding TRAP transporter substrate-binding protein, with the translated sequence MKKHFWLKAAMVAATLTASSAAMAADYTIKLGWVTPDSEVDPYAIGANAFKRLVEERSDGRIEVETYPNRQLGDERQLLEGLRFGTVDAAVVVNAVVSQFEPAFQINDLPFLYGTAEEAYAVLDGRPGEILAEKLRDRGVVVLGYMEGGYRSMVNNVNPVAKPEDVSSVKYRVMQNPVYIDMFSMLGGNAIPMEWGETFMAVQQGTIDGLEMPVALVDAAKFYEVADYLSLTNHTYSVANLLMSERSLSGLPEDLQQIVLEAADEAVTEQRVRQQEVEAETVERLEEKGMEVNQVPDVAPFREAVAPIYEKYRDDIGAELMDEVFAIIESR
- a CDS encoding MaoC family dehydratase — protein: MMMRDFLNGLVGTSAVFSRTVSETDVSGFAQITGDDHPNHTDESYARSVGLGGRVAQGALLVGFIAGASSRYLEQVGRPAVSYGYDNVRFLNLVGIGDRLEIIYEITGVDHAKNNAAATVHITNERGELVAAGTNILHFTSS